AAAGTTATACGTTTAATTATACAAAAAATCAAGCAAATTTTTCTCATAACATTATCAAATCCAATATCTTAATGCAAAACACCTCTAACTTGATGGTATGACTCCCTCCACCATGCACTACTTTTATGAAGCTTTCTTTAAAGTTTTGGAGAAATATTTCCTTTAACTCTTTTATCAAACAGCGAAAAATTAGACTTAAGATATTTGCTTTTAGCATTTTTGTATTAACTTATTTTAGCATTTTTAGGATGTTATCAGGTGAAGGACAGCGTATCTGGTAGCGTAGGTTTTCGAAAAGGACACAACATCGGATTTCAGGTTGTACTTTGGAAAATCAAGCCGGCAAATTCTATAAGTACAGATTCTGCTCATAGCACCTTTTCCATTTTGCGCATAATTGTCTTAAATCCGAATTTTTGATAAAACTTGATAGTCTTCTGATTAAATTCCCACACCGCCAATTGCAAAACTTTTAATTTCTTCCTTTTTGCCCATTGAAAGATTCTTTTCATCAAAGATGTTCCAATACCTTGACCGCGATATTTTTCATCAACAACCAATTCATTAATACTTAGATAAGGAATTGCGATTAAATCATCTGGTTTCCGTTCAATTGTGATATAAGCATAGCCGATTATTTTATTCTGTTTTTCTGCTACTAATACTGCACTATTCTTTTCTTTTAGGGCATTTAAATAAAATCTATCTATTTTTTGCAGTTCAACAAGTCGACCCAAAAATTCAGGCCGATGTTGTGTAACTATATTCAACACTTGTCTTGCAATTTTACATATCTGTTTAACATCTTTTTCCGTTGCTTCTCTGATATTTACTGATTGGTTCATATTATGGTTTTTGCAAAATTAGTGTCATTCCATCGTTTAAGGACGGCGGCATGAATTTTTGCGCAAATCCGTAGATTTTTTCAATTTTTGACAGACGATTAAAATAATTACTATATTTAAACCAGAAGACTTTATAACCTATCTGTTGAGCAAGTAAAAATAGTTCTTTTTTGGTATATTCACGATAATGTCCAGGATTAAATGGTCCTTCTCTTATCATCTCATAAGGATTTCTCCCAATTAAAAGTGTTATTCTCTTTAACAACGAAGCCGCATTTGGTGTTTGAATAATCAGAAACCCATTTGAACTTAAAAACGAATCAATAAACTTTAGCACACAAATCGGCGAAGTATAAAGATGTTCAATGACTTCGGCTAAGAC
This DNA window, taken from candidate division WOR-3 bacterium, encodes the following:
- a CDS encoding GNAT family N-acetyltransferase, which gives rise to MNQSVNIREATEKDVKQICKIARQVLNIVTQHRPEFLGRLVELQKIDRFYLNALKEKNSAVLVAEKQNKIIGYAYITIERKPDDLIAIPYLSINELVVDEKYRGQGIGTSLMKRIFQWAKRKKLKVLQLAVWEFNQKTIKFYQKFGFKTIMRKMEKVL